A single Phragmites australis chromosome 4, lpPhrAust1.1, whole genome shotgun sequence DNA region contains:
- the LOC133916759 gene encoding omega-amidase, chloroplastic-like, which produces MRATAAALLAPRLTCSTSRVPLSSPRLPLRRIAAMAAASSSSFSPEAARSPPALELPAPPLSKFKVALCQLSVTADKARNIAHARAAIEAASADGAKLVLLPEIWNGPYSNDSFPEYAEDIEAGGDAAPSFSMMSGVARSLQITLVGGSIAERSGNNLYNTCCVFGSDGKLKGKHRKIHLFDIDIPGKITFKESKTLTAGQSPTVVDTDVGRIGIGICYDIRFQELAMLYAARGVHLLCYPGAFNMTTGPLHWELLQRARAADNQLFVATCAPARDTSAGYVAWGHSTLVGPFGEVIATTEHEETTIIAEIDYSLIEQRRQFLPLQHQRRGDLYQLVDVQRLGSQ; this is translated from the exons ATGAGAGCCACAGCCGCCGCCCTCCTCGCCCCCCGCCTCACCTGCTCCACCAGCCGCgttcccctctcctccccccgcctccccctccgccgcatcgccgccatggccgccgcatcctcctcctccttcagcCCGGAGGCGGCTCGCTCCCCTCCCGCCCTCGAGCTCCCAGCCCCGCCGCTCTCCAAG TTCAAGGTGGCGCTGTGCCAGCTCTCGGTGACGGCGGACAAGGCTCGCAACATCGCACACGCGCGTGCGGCCATCGAGGCGGCCTCCGCCGATGGCGCCAAGCTCGTGCTCCTACCC GAGATATGGAATGGTCCATATTCAAATGACAGCTTTCCAGAGTACGCTGAGGACATTGAAGCTGGCGGAGATGCAGCCCCTTCATTTTCAATGATGTCGGGGGTTGCTCGCAGCTTGCAAATTACTCTTGTTGGTGGGTCTATAGCCGAACGTTCTGGTAACAACTTGTACAATACATGTTGCGTCTTCGGTTCAGATGGCAAGCTTAAGGGTAAACATAGAAAG ATCCATCTTTTCGACATTGATATTCCAGGAAAGATTACTTTCAAGGAATCTAAGACTCTTACTGCTGGGCAGAGTCCTACTGTTGTAGACACAG ATGTTGGTCGAATTGGCATTGGTATATGCTATGACATCCGTTTCCAGGAATTAGCAATGTTGTATGCTGCAAGAG GTGTTCATTTGTTATGCTATCCTGGTGCATTCAACATGACTACTGGGCCATTGCACTGGGAGTTGCTGCAAAGAGCGAG GGCCGCGGATAACCag CTGTTTGTTGCAACCTGTGCTCCAGCTCGAGATACCAGTGCAGGTTATGTTGCTTGGGGACACTCCACTCTTGTTGGACCT TTCGGAGAGGTGATTGCAACAACTGAACATGAGGAGACAACTATAATAGCTGAAATTGACTATTCATTGATTGAACAGAGGCG GCAATTTCTTCCTCTGCAACATCAACGACGTGGGGATCTTTATCAGTTGGTAGATGTCCAGAGACTGGGTTCTCAGTAG
- the LOC133914468 gene encoding protein BIG GRAIN 1-like encodes MERLGDRGTAPGRTRRYGDQPSFSSTLLDAICKSMDEPDDGTEAVTAATAQAAKKQNEALHYSYYYKASLAGSYRARAPGPHATTSSSSECSSYGGFSSSEAESSQHRRLRPIRTSVAGGVPAPAPEKKAKKPGAAIRAKLRDLRKPASPGARLAGFLNSIFTGKRAPATPPSASRGAGAGAESACSTASSYSRSCLSKTPSTRGQPKRSVRFLDSDSEAPATVPAGMEGRRVQVEQMLLRRMEMESDEDEESSDASSDLFELENLAAIAPATGGVGAYRDELPVYETTRVVLNRGIGHGHGHGYAHGSRTRVV; translated from the coding sequence ATGGAGAGGTTGGGGGACAGGGGGACGGCGCCGGGGAGGACGAGGCGGTACGGCGACCAGCCGTCCTTCTCGTCCACGCTGCTCGACGCCATATGCAAGTCCATGGACGAGCCCGACGACGGGACGGAGGCAGTGACGGCTGCCACTGCCCAGGCGGCCAAGAAGCAGAACGAAGCGCTGCACTACAGTTACTACTACAAGGCGTCGCTGGCCGGGAGTTACCGGGCCAGAGCGCCGGGGCCGCACGCCACCACGTCGAGCTCCTCCGAGTGCTCCAGCTACGGCGGGTTCTCCTCGTCCGAGGCGGAGTCGTCGCAGCACCGCCGCCTGCGCCCCATACGAACGAGTGTCGCCGGCGGGgtgcccgcgcccgcgccggagaagaaggccaagaaaCCGGGCGCCGCCATCCGCGCCAAGCTCAGGGATCTCCGCAAGCCTGCGTCCCCCGGCGCGCGGCTCGCGGGGTTCCTCAACTCCATCTTCACCGGCAAGCGCGCCCCAGCGACGCCGCCCTCGGCGTCGCGGGGGGCAGGGGCGGGGGCGGAGTCCGCGTGCTCGACGGCGTCCTCGTACTCGCGCTCCTGCCTGAGCAAGACGCCGTCAACGCGGGGGCAACCGAAGCGGTCCGTGCGGTTCCTGGACAGCGACAGCGAGGCTCCGGCCACGGTGCCAGCGGGCATGGAGGGGCGGAGGGTACAGGTGGAGCAGATGCTGCTCCGGCGGATGGAGATGGAGAgtgacgaggacgaggagagCAGCGACGCGAGCTCCGACCTGTTCGAGCTCGAGAACCTGGCGGCCATTGCTCCGGCCACCGGGGGAGTCGGCGCGTACAGGGACGAGCTGCCGGTGTACGAGACCACTAGGGTCGTGCTGAACCGCGGCATTGGCCATGGGCACGGACACGGGTACGCGCACGGGAGTCGTACCAGGGTCGTGTAA